In one Lolium rigidum isolate FL_2022 chromosome 3, APGP_CSIRO_Lrig_0.1, whole genome shotgun sequence genomic region, the following are encoded:
- the LOC124703030 gene encoding cysteine-rich receptor-like protein kinase 44, with the protein MDNRSSVCTASVLLLSLSFCFLPSAGAASSAALLEYECNNGTSYAANSTYQSNVRSLLATLAANASRSSFPPVGFATAVVGASPNKVWGLGLCRGDTNGTDCASCLALAPDIAFGQGDYCMGVKEVSIFYDRCLVHYSFRDFLSRPDNRLVEARDGSPDNVTRDAGRFDALVVSLVGALSDWAAFNTTTRYAVGTMVSDQGFTTASKDVVRRITGLVQCTPDQAPGPCRQCLQALVDEMPAAFNGSVGGHILRVWCNLRFEVFEFYDDSPMLQLVAPPPAPPPSSSPPESRGQTGGNGTRWRQTAATVSAIVLGVAVILLSIFIFILWRNTRIQLSYQEDDDLASLLFDLPTLRHATGNFAEENMLGHGGFGAVYKGVLPHGQQIAVKRLDKSSGQGLKELRNELMSVAKLRHNNLTMLLGVCMEGQEKLLVYEYLPNKSLDTFLFAPEIEKRLLLSWDTRYRIIYGTARGLLYLHEDSQIKIIHRDLKAGNILLDNDMNPKISDFGLARLFNSDRTSYITSQVVGTLGYMAPEYVVLGHVSVKLDVYSFGVLILEIITGKKNTEMFESAVEESTTVLSFVWDHWQKETPLEIMDPSLDCKNTETEVLKCIHLALLCVQENPAERPTMLDVLVMLHGHASSFPAPSKPAFTFAYGESSSDRDLGTKRADAVPSVNGMSISEFHPR; encoded by the exons ATGGACAATCGCTCCTCCGTATGCACTGCCTCCGTCCTACTATTATCACTTTCCTTCTGCTTCCTGCCGTCGGCCGGCGCCGCCAGCTCCGCCGCGCTCCTGGAGTATGAGTGCAACAACGGCACCTCCTACGCCGCGAACAGCACCTACCAGTCCAACGTTCGGAGCCTTCTGGCAACCCTCGCCGCGAACGCCTCCCGCTCGTCGTTCCCGCCGGTGGGCTTCGCCACCGCCGTGGTGGGCGCCAGCCCCAACAAGGTGTGGGGCCTGGGGCTCTGCCGCGGCGACACCAACGGCACCGACTGCGCGTCCTGCCTCGCCCTGGCGCCGGATATCGCGTTCGGGCAGGGGGACTACTGCATGGGCGTCAAGGAAGTGTCCATCTTCTACGACCGCTGCCTGGTCCACTACTCCTTCCGGGACTTCCTGAGCCGCCCGGACAACCGGCTGGTGGAGGCCAGGGACGGCAGCCCGGACAACGTGACCCGCGACGCCGGCCGGTTCGACGCGCTCGTGGTGAGCCTCGTCGGCGCGCTCTCCGACTGGGCGGCGTTCAACACGACCACGAGGTACGCCGTCGGGACCATGGTCTCCGACCAAGGGTTCACCACCGCGAGCAAAGACGTGGTGCGCAGGATCACCGGGCTGGTCcagtgcacgccggaccaggcgccgGGGCCGTGCCGGCAGTGCCTCCAGGCGCTCGTCGACGAGATGCCCGCGGCGTTCAACGGCAGCGTTGGGGGCCATATCTTGAGGGTCTGGTGCAACCTCAGGTTCGAGGTGTTCGAGTTCTACGACGACAGCCCCATGCTGCAGCTCGTCgcaccgccgccggcgccacctcCTTCGTCCTCCCCACCCGAGTCTAGGGGCCAGACAG GAGGAAATGGGACAAGGTGGCGACAAACTGCAGCAACAGTATCGGCCATTGTTCTTGGAGTTGCAGTTATCCTCCTGTCTATTTTTATATTTATTCTATGGAGAAATACTAGAATACAACTTT CTTACCAAGAAGATGATGACCTTGCATCACTTCTCTTTGACCTGCCAACATTGAGGCATGCGACGGGCAATTTTGCCGAAGAGAATATGCTTGGACATGGAGGCTTTGGCGCAGTATATAAG GGGGTTTTGCCTCATGGACAGCAAATAGCTGTTAAGAGACTGGATAAATCTTCAGGGCAGGGTCTAAAGgagttgaggaatgagctaatgtCGGTAGCCAAGCTCCGGCACAACAATCTCACAATGCTTCTTGGCGTGTGCATGGAAGGTCAGGAGAAGTTACTTGTGTACGAGTACCTGCCCAATAAAAGTCTGGACACCTTTCTTTTTG CACCTGAAATTGAGAAGCGTTTGTTGTTGTCCTGGGATACAAGATATCGTATAATCTATGGAACCGCACGAGGTCTTTTATACCTTCACGAGGACTCCCAGATAAAGATTATACATCGTGATCTCAAGGCTGGCAACATTCTTCTTGACAACGACATGAACCCGAAGATCTCAGATTTTGGCCTAGCAAGGCTCTTCAACAGCGACAGGACGAGTTACATCACGAGCCAAGTTGTCGGAACATT AGGATACATGGCGCCAGAGTACGTCGTTTTGGGGCATGTATCGGTCAAATTAGACGTCTACAGCTTTGGTGTTCTTATCCTGGAGATAATCACGGGAAAGAAAAATACCGAGATGTTTGAATCAGCAGTCGAAGAGTCCACCACTGTGCTCAGCTTT GTATGGGATCATTGGCAGAAGGAAACACCCCTGGAGATCATGGATCCATCGTTGGACTGCAAGAACACCGAGACAGAAGTGCTGAAATGCATCCATCTGGCGCTTCTCTGCGTGCAGGAGAACCCGGCAGAACGACCGACCATGCTAGACGTCCTCGTGATGCTACACGGTCATGCTTCAAGCTTCCCGGCACCATCCAAGCCGGCATTCACCTTTGCGTATGGTGAGTCAAGCTCAGACAGAGATCTAGGCACCAAAAGAGCAGACGCTGTGCCATCTGTCAACGGGATGTCAATATCAGAGTTCCATCCTAGATAG